Proteins encoded by one window of Lactobacillus sp. ESL0684:
- the ftsH gene encoding ATP-dependent zinc metalloprotease FtsH, with translation MKNNRNRLFSNGLFYIVVFLLLLGGINWALGGSDKSGGSENISYSEFVKDLRQGKVKNFNVQPANGVYTVSGSYKNAQETKGQTKNSFDFLNGNSGSQVKRFSTTMLQNDSSVANVQDLAQKSNTKMTTQGESQSGSWLSTIVMLVPTILFIVMLWMMVSQSGGGSGRGGNGGIMNFGRSHVKPEDPKKNKVRFSDVAGEEEEKQELVEVVEFLKNPAKFTKLGAKIPSGVLLEGPPGTGKTLLARAVAGEANVPFFSISGSDFVEMFVGVGASRVRDLFTNAKRNAPSIIFIDEIDAIGRSRGSSASGGGNDEREQTLNQLLVEMDGFQGNEGVIVIAATNRSDVLDPALLRPGRFDRKVLVGTPDVRGREAILRVHAKNMPLADDVDLKEIARQTPGFVGADLANLLNEAALLAARRNGGEITALDLDEAEDRVIAGPAKKNSLISKKERQRVAFHEAGHSICGLVLSDSRTVRKVTIVPHGRTGGYNLMLPKDDQFLLTKKQLMEQLVGLMGGRAGEEVVVGDQSTGASNDFEQATQIAHSMVVNYGMTESLGMVELEKEGETNPYGMKPYSEATSAKIDEAVKQLLDEAHAKAVEVVKNNREKHRIIAEALLKYETLDEKQIMSLYETGKMPEKTEQFPSESKASTYEEAKAAAEKKESLKAQVADKTQADDEVQTNAEQKDSEQTTKSDTAPASSLQSEANNDDHPTDDQKQD, from the coding sequence ATGAAAAATAACCGGAATCGGCTGTTTTCGAACGGCTTGTTCTATATTGTTGTCTTCCTTTTATTATTGGGTGGCATTAACTGGGCACTTGGTGGATCAGACAAATCAGGTGGCAGTGAAAATATTAGTTACTCAGAATTTGTTAAGGACTTGCGTCAGGGCAAAGTTAAAAACTTTAATGTTCAGCCTGCTAACGGTGTTTATACCGTTTCGGGGAGCTATAAAAATGCTCAAGAAACTAAGGGACAAACAAAAAATAGTTTTGACTTCTTAAATGGTAATTCTGGCTCACAGGTAAAACGTTTTTCAACTACGATGTTGCAAAATGATTCAAGTGTGGCTAATGTGCAAGATTTGGCACAAAAGAGTAATACCAAGATGACGACCCAAGGGGAATCCCAGTCAGGTAGTTGGCTATCAACAATTGTGATGCTGGTACCAACTATTCTCTTTATCGTGATGCTCTGGATGATGGTTAGCCAAAGTGGCGGCGGTAGTGGCCGCGGCGGCAATGGCGGCATTATGAACTTTGGCCGTTCTCATGTTAAACCTGAGGATCCGAAGAAAAATAAAGTTCGTTTCTCGGATGTTGCAGGTGAGGAGGAAGAAAAGCAAGAATTAGTAGAAGTAGTTGAATTTTTGAAGAATCCAGCTAAATTTACTAAATTGGGAGCCAAAATTCCTTCTGGTGTCTTACTTGAGGGTCCTCCGGGTACAGGTAAGACTTTACTTGCTAGGGCAGTTGCTGGTGAAGCCAATGTACCATTCTTCTCGATTTCTGGTTCAGACTTTGTTGAAATGTTCGTTGGTGTTGGTGCTAGTAGGGTGCGTGATCTGTTTACTAATGCTAAAAGGAATGCACCAAGTATTATCTTTATCGATGAAATCGATGCAATTGGTCGTAGTCGTGGCAGTAGTGCCAGTGGCGGCGGTAACGATGAACGTGAACAAACATTAAATCAATTACTAGTTGAAATGGATGGATTCCAAGGCAATGAGGGAGTAATTGTGATCGCTGCGACTAACCGTTCAGATGTTTTGGATCCAGCTTTACTTCGTCCAGGACGCTTTGATCGTAAGGTATTAGTTGGGACTCCTGATGTGCGCGGACGTGAAGCTATTTTACGAGTTCATGCCAAAAATATGCCATTGGCTGACGATGTTGATTTGAAAGAAATCGCACGACAGACTCCTGGTTTTGTTGGGGCAGATTTAGCCAACTTGTTGAACGAAGCCGCATTACTAGCAGCTCGCCGCAATGGTGGAGAAATTACTGCTCTTGACCTTGATGAAGCAGAGGATCGTGTAATTGCTGGACCAGCTAAAAAGAACAGTCTTATTTCTAAGAAAGAACGTCAGCGCGTGGCGTTCCATGAAGCTGGACACTCTATTTGTGGGTTGGTATTAAGTGATTCAAGAACAGTGCGCAAGGTAACAATTGTACCTCATGGTCGTACTGGTGGTTACAATTTGATGCTACCTAAAGATGACCAATTCTTGTTAACTAAGAAGCAGTTAATGGAGCAATTAGTTGGTCTGATGGGTGGTCGTGCTGGTGAAGAAGTTGTAGTTGGTGATCAATCAACTGGAGCTTCTAATGACTTTGAGCAGGCTACGCAAATTGCTCACAGTATGGTTGTTAATTATGGGATGACCGAGTCTTTAGGAATGGTTGAACTTGAAAAAGAGGGCGAAACCAATCCTTATGGAATGAAGCCATACAGTGAAGCTACTTCAGCTAAAATTGATGAAGCAGTGAAGCAATTACTAGATGAGGCTCATGCAAAAGCGGTTGAAGTGGTTAAGAACAATCGCGAAAAGCATCGTATTATTGCCGAAGCTTTGCTAAAATATGAAACTTTAGACGAAAAACAAATTATGTCCTTGTATGAAACTGGTAAAATGCCAGAAAAAACTGAACAATTTCCTAGTGAGTCAAAGGCTTCTACTTATGAAGAAGCTAAGGCTGCAGCTGAGAAAAAGGAAAGTTTAAAGGCACAAGTTGCAGACAAGACACAAGCAGATGATGAAGTTCAAACTAATGCTGAACAAAAGGACAGTGAACAGACAACCAAGTCTGACACGGCACCTGCATCGTCATTACAGTCTGAAGCTAATAACGATGACCATCCAACGGATGATCAAAAACAAGATTAA
- the tilS gene encoding tRNA lysidine(34) synthetase TilS, giving the protein MQIDAFFKQNHLALTGKTLVVAVSGGPDSMALLDLLNTIQERYQLQLIAAHLDHQLRKDSLQEARIIAEYCQDKPIKQVNGYWPKSAHPKVGIEAAARQYRYDFLLKVMRQEHGDYLLTAHHNDDLLENIILKFIRSGNPNEMNSLKAVTKREETTLLRPLLTVKKGQLLDYVQDKKITFVKDITNDEDDVLRNRIRHHIIPLLKQENAQVGTNAVRFSRQMEVLSKITERNFEHLPKPQEFLGCSYRLPSKVLSTLSVSEQTSYWQNFIWQTFQRRVNENLANFKLINYQDYFYLVKDNLPQPVEINAISLNHAFNFLDRQFLVTKEPRAFTLLDCFLAPDQVTFYAGSLAAGTKLRLRNGQHVKSKKKFAQKGIPNVLRPYCLTIYADGEPVFIEQTYHNQECNQNMINYYVYQKNGKKI; this is encoded by the coding sequence ATGCAGATTGATGCATTTTTTAAACAAAACCATTTGGCGTTAACTGGTAAAACTTTAGTTGTAGCCGTCAGTGGTGGCCCCGATTCTATGGCTTTACTAGATTTATTAAATACAATTCAGGAACGCTATCAACTGCAGTTAATCGCCGCTCATTTAGATCACCAGTTGCGAAAAGATTCACTGCAAGAAGCAAGAATCATTGCTGAATATTGCCAAGATAAACCAATTAAGCAAGTTAATGGTTATTGGCCTAAGTCTGCTCATCCTAAAGTTGGGATTGAAGCTGCGGCACGTCAGTATCGTTATGACTTTTTACTAAAGGTAATGCGTCAGGAGCATGGCGACTATCTATTAACTGCTCATCATAATGATGATCTGCTAGAAAATATTATCTTGAAGTTTATTCGTTCAGGTAATCCTAATGAAATGAATAGTTTAAAGGCAGTTACTAAAAGGGAAGAAACTACTTTATTAAGGCCCTTATTGACTGTAAAAAAAGGACAATTATTAGATTATGTCCAAGATAAAAAAATTACTTTTGTCAAAGACATAACTAATGATGAGGACGACGTTTTACGAAATCGGATTCGTCATCACATCATCCCACTGTTAAAACAAGAAAATGCGCAAGTTGGTACAAATGCGGTACGCTTTAGCAGACAAATGGAAGTATTGAGTAAAATTACTGAACGCAATTTTGAGCATCTTCCTAAGCCCCAAGAATTTTTGGGGTGTTCCTATCGTTTGCCTAGTAAAGTACTTAGCACTTTATCTGTATCTGAGCAAACTAGTTATTGGCAGAATTTTATTTGGCAGACGTTTCAAAGGCGAGTAAACGAAAACTTGGCTAACTTTAAATTGATTAATTATCAAGATTATTTTTATTTGGTTAAAGATAACTTGCCACAGCCTGTGGAAATTAATGCAATTAGCTTAAATCATGCTTTTAACTTTTTGGATCGTCAATTTTTGGTTACTAAAGAGCCGAGAGCTTTCACTCTATTAGATTGCTTTTTGGCTCCAGATCAGGTAACTTTTTATGCTGGGTCACTTGCAGCTGGAACTAAGTTAAGATTACGAAACGGTCAGCATGTTAAAAGTAAGAAAAAGTTTGCCCAAAAAGGGATTCCTAACGTGCTTCGGCCATACTGCTTAACGATTTATGCTGATGGAGAACCAGTATTTATTGAGCAAACATACCATAATCAGGAATGCAATCAAAATATGATTAATTATTATGTATATCAAAAAAATGGTAAAAAAATTTAA
- a CDS encoding septum formation initiator family protein, with amino-acid sequence MMKGPRIYNSLSPQERAARLKRQQEKRAKEVHRNRRNRIAAIFAILFLVLGVQIAITHAKTVRINQQVETTKKSLKQINHEKRALSTKRDDLKDPDYVAKLVRFKFLYSKPNETIYNIPDGKSNK; translated from the coding sequence ATGATGAAGGGACCACGTATTTATAATTCACTCAGCCCACAAGAGCGAGCAGCGCGTTTAAAGCGTCAACAAGAAAAACGAGCAAAAGAAGTTCATCGCAATCGGCGGAATCGGATTGCGGCCATTTTTGCAATTCTATTCTTGGTTTTAGGTGTGCAGATAGCAATTACTCATGCTAAAACGGTTAGAATCAATCAGCAAGTTGAAACTACTAAAAAGTCTTTAAAGCAAATTAATCATGAGAAACGGGCACTATCGACTAAACGTGATGACCTAAAAGACCCAGATTATGTAGCGAAATTGGTGCGATTCAAATTTTTGTATTCCAAGCCAAATGAAACGATTTATAATATTCCAGATGGAAAAAGCAATAAATAA
- a CDS encoding histidine phosphatase family protein has protein sequence MLNVYVVRHGQTDTNKTGAINGSGTNLPLNETGIKQVETLHNSFDINKIDCVYASPLTRAKQTAEILTQGKREIITDDRLKEMDYGDWDGKISAEVRTSYPQVFDELGYFKNNYSDYCHGESYEHLAARLMDFWHELVQKHEDESVLVVFHGTASRSLVQNVLKVPDITLIGEVQNAGVINFSVDDRTKKTFLRYYNRVAPGKFFIEK, from the coding sequence ATGCTAAACGTGTATGTTGTGCGTCATGGTCAAACAGATACTAATAAAACTGGCGCCATCAATGGTTCAGGAACTAACTTACCTCTAAATGAAACGGGAATTAAACAAGTAGAAACTTTACATAATAGCTTTGATATTAATAAAATTGATTGTGTTTATGCTAGCCCACTAACTCGGGCCAAGCAAACAGCAGAAATTTTAACCCAAGGTAAACGGGAAATTATTACTGATGACCGGCTTAAGGAAATGGATTATGGTGATTGGGATGGCAAAATTAGTGCCGAAGTCCGTACTAGTTATCCACAAGTCTTTGATGAGCTAGGCTATTTTAAGAATAATTATAGTGATTATTGTCATGGTGAGAGCTATGAGCACTTGGCTGCACGGCTAATGGATTTTTGGCATGAGTTAGTGCAAAAGCATGAAGATGAATCTGTCTTGGTGGTCTTTCATGGGACCGCTTCTCGTTCGCTAGTGCAGAATGTTTTAAAAGTACCTGACATTACATTAATTGGTGAAGTACAGAATGCTGGTGTGATTAACTTTTCTGTTGATGATCGGACTAAAAAAACTTTTTTGCGTTATTATAACCGTGTTGCTCCTGGTAAATTTTTTATTGAAAAATAA
- the dusB gene encoding tRNA dihydrouridine synthase DusB: protein MDNSWKIRDITIPNRVVVAPMAGVSNSAFRMICKEFGAGMVVCEMISDHGIIYRNKKTMSMIKVDPREHPMSIQIFGGTEQTLLQAAQYIDQHTAADIIDINLGCPVPKITKTDAGSKWLLDSNKIYQMVHTVVQNVSKPVSVKMRIGWDRKHIFAVENALAAQEAGASMIAMHGRTRKQMYQGQADWETLHEVAKVLDVPFVANGDITTPELAQKALKEIGSTAVMVGRAALGNPWIIKDMVHYLDTGEKLIPQTVAEKVATAKHQLQALVDLKGERIAVPEFRQQAAYYLKGIPRSARTRAKINEVWTAQEVYDLLDNFAAEYEKRQAMKAKNVKTKLVMEEK, encoded by the coding sequence GTGGATAATAGCTGGAAAATTCGCGATATTACTATTCCTAATCGCGTTGTTGTCGCACCAATGGCAGGAGTTTCAAATTCTGCCTTTCGGATGATTTGTAAAGAATTTGGTGCTGGAATGGTAGTTTGCGAAATGATTTCTGATCATGGAATTATTTACCGAAATAAAAAGACGATGTCGATGATCAAGGTTGATCCGCGTGAACATCCAATGAGTATTCAAATTTTTGGTGGTACTGAGCAGACTCTATTGCAGGCGGCGCAATATATTGATCAACACACTGCTGCTGATATTATTGATATTAACTTAGGTTGTCCTGTGCCCAAGATTACTAAAACTGATGCAGGTTCGAAGTGGTTGCTTGATTCAAACAAGATTTATCAAATGGTGCATACTGTCGTTCAGAATGTTTCTAAACCTGTCAGCGTTAAAATGCGAATTGGGTGGGATCGTAAGCATATTTTTGCGGTTGAAAATGCATTGGCTGCTCAAGAGGCAGGTGCCAGTATGATCGCGATGCATGGTCGTACACGTAAGCAAATGTATCAAGGACAAGCAGACTGGGAAACGTTACATGAAGTAGCTAAGGTTCTTGATGTACCATTTGTTGCTAATGGAGATATCACTACTCCAGAATTAGCTCAAAAAGCCCTAAAAGAAATTGGTTCAACTGCGGTAATGGTTGGCCGAGCTGCTCTTGGTAATCCGTGGATTATCAAGGATATGGTTCACTATCTTGATACTGGTGAAAAGTTAATTCCGCAAACAGTAGCTGAAAAGGTTGCTACGGCTAAACACCAGCTGCAGGCATTAGTTGACTTAAAAGGTGAGCGGATAGCTGTTCCTGAGTTTCGTCAGCAAGCAGCCTACTATTTAAAAGGAATCCCGCGTTCAGCCAGAACTCGCGCTAAGATAAATGAGGTTTGGACTGCTCAGGAAGTTTATGATTTACTTGATAATTTTGCTGCTGAATATGAAAAGCGACAGGCAATGAAAGCTAAAAATGTTAAAACTAAACTAGTAATGGAGGAAAAATAA
- the lysS gene encoding lysine--tRNA ligase, which produces MAKNEMNDQLVVRRQKMTELRDKGIEPFGQRRFDRQDLASTLNEKYGQEDKDELNNDMPKTKVAGRMRAKRGKGKVGFADLYDRTGKVQIYVRKDIVGEENYQIFKKADIGDFLGIDGEVMKTDTGELTIRATHVTFLSKALRPLPEKYHGLKDVEQIYRQRYLDLITNDESRKRFANRSKIIQAIRDYLNKQDFLEVETPVLHNIPGGAEARPFISHHNALDIDLYMRIALELPLKRLIVGDMERVYEIGRVFRNEGIDTHHNPEFTELETYAAYWDFHDVMNEAEGIIRAAAKVVSNDGKVNYQGTDIDLGKPFRRVHMVDLIKEKTGIDFWEKMSLETATKLAEDHGIKVESFWQVGHIINAFFEKYCEETIVDPTFVYGHPVEISPLAKKNADDPRFTDRFEIYILGEEYGNAFSELNDPDDQRARFEAQMAEREAGNDEADMIDEDYLRAMEYGMPPTGGLGIGIDRLVMLLTDAPAIRDVLLFPTMRPEKDEEIERELQADLAKQKQE; this is translated from the coding sequence TTGGCAAAAAATGAAATGAATGACCAACTTGTAGTTCGTCGCCAAAAGATGACAGAATTGCGGGACAAGGGAATTGAACCATTTGGACAAAGAAGATTTGATCGTCAAGATTTGGCAAGTACTTTAAACGAAAAATACGGTCAAGAAGATAAAGATGAATTGAACAATGATATGCCTAAGACCAAAGTAGCTGGTCGGATGCGTGCTAAGCGTGGCAAGGGTAAAGTCGGCTTTGCTGATCTATATGATCGCACGGGGAAAGTTCAAATTTATGTGCGTAAAGATATCGTTGGGGAAGAAAATTATCAAATCTTCAAGAAGGCAGATATTGGTGACTTTTTAGGTATTGATGGCGAAGTCATGAAGACTGATACTGGTGAGTTAACGATTAGAGCTACTCACGTTACTTTTTTATCGAAAGCATTGCGTCCATTACCTGAAAAATACCATGGTCTTAAGGATGTTGAACAGATTTATCGGCAACGGTATCTTGACCTAATTACTAATGATGAAAGTCGTAAGCGCTTTGCTAATAGAAGTAAGATTATTCAAGCCATTCGTGATTATTTAAATAAGCAAGATTTTCTAGAAGTCGAAACACCAGTCTTGCATAATATTCCGGGTGGAGCAGAAGCGCGTCCATTTATTTCGCACCACAATGCTTTAGATATTGATTTGTATATGCGGATTGCTCTAGAATTGCCACTTAAGCGACTAATTGTGGGTGATATGGAACGGGTATATGAAATTGGCCGGGTTTTCCGTAATGAAGGAATTGATACACATCACAATCCAGAATTTACTGAATTAGAAACTTATGCTGCATATTGGGACTTCCATGACGTAATGAATGAAGCAGAGGGTATTATCCGCGCTGCTGCTAAAGTTGTTAGCAATGATGGTAAGGTTAATTACCAAGGTACTGATATTGATTTAGGTAAACCATTTAGACGGGTTCATATGGTTGATCTAATCAAAGAGAAGACAGGAATTGATTTCTGGGAAAAGATGTCACTAGAAACAGCAACTAAACTTGCTGAAGATCATGGCATTAAGGTTGAAAGTTTTTGGCAAGTAGGTCATATTATCAACGCTTTCTTTGAAAAATACTGTGAAGAAACAATTGTTGATCCAACTTTTGTATACGGACATCCAGTTGAAATTTCGCCTTTAGCTAAGAAAAATGCTGATGATCCAAGATTTACTGACCGATTTGAAATTTATATCTTAGGTGAAGAATATGGTAATGCCTTTTCTGAACTAAACGATCCAGATGATCAACGGGCACGTTTTGAAGCTCAAATGGCTGAACGTGAGGCTGGCAATGATGAAGCTGATATGATCGATGAGGATTATTTGCGGGCAATGGAATATGGTATGCCGCCAACAGGTGGTTTAGGTATCGGGATTGATCGGTTAGTGATGCTTCTAACTGATGCGCCAGCAATTCGGGATGTTTTACTCTTCCCAACGATGCGTCCTGAAAAAGATGAAGAAATTGAACGTGAGTTACAAGCTGATTTAGCTAAACAAAAGCAAGAATAA
- a CDS encoding RNA-binding S4 domain-containing protein, producing the protein MRIDKFLKVSRLVKRRPIAKEMADQGRIKVNDRVVKSSYDVQIGDIIEVGYGSRQVKAKVCAIRETTKKAEASELYELLD; encoded by the coding sequence ATGAGAATTGATAAATTTTTAAAGGTTTCTCGGTTAGTTAAGAGAAGACCCATTGCTAAAGAAATGGCCGATCAAGGAAGAATTAAGGTTAATGATCGAGTTGTTAAATCAAGTTACGATGTCCAAATAGGTGACATAATTGAAGTTGGCTATGGTTCAAGACAAGTTAAGGCTAAAGTGTGTGCAATTAGGGAAACTACTAAAAAAGCTGAAGCAAGTGAATTATATGAATTGCTAGATTAA
- the hslO gene encoding Hsp33 family molecular chaperone HslO, whose translation MSDYLIKALDKTKNLRLLTITAKDLVQEAQTRQDTWSASSAVLGRTLIAGVLLAGAELSDKEELTLRLLGDGPVGATVVTAQSNLTVKGYVKNPHIALPSKKAGHIDVKSAVGSGWLQVTKDLGLKEPYTGEVPIVSGEIAEDVAYYLTKSEQIPSAVGLSVFVNPNNTIGEAGGFMLQALPGASDSLIDQTINRINELPALSTSFLDGMTPEDLARKILGTDCKILTKDKVAFKCDCSRKKYTELLRTLKSSELKAMITEDHGAELTCNFCSQQYQFTQEQLQNILDQKLN comes from the coding sequence ATGAGTGACTATTTAATTAAGGCATTAGATAAAACTAAAAATTTGCGGTTGTTGACGATTACAGCTAAAGACCTAGTACAGGAAGCTCAGACTAGGCAGGATACTTGGTCAGCTTCTTCGGCTGTTTTAGGTAGAACACTTATTGCTGGTGTTTTGCTAGCTGGAGCCGAATTGAGTGACAAAGAAGAACTGACTTTGCGACTTTTAGGAGATGGGCCTGTGGGAGCGACAGTTGTCACTGCTCAATCAAACCTGACAGTCAAAGGCTATGTCAAAAATCCCCATATTGCTTTACCATCGAAAAAGGCTGGGCACATTGATGTTAAAAGTGCAGTTGGATCAGGTTGGCTGCAAGTAACTAAAGATTTGGGATTGAAAGAACCTTATACAGGTGAGGTTCCAATCGTGTCTGGAGAAATTGCTGAGGATGTTGCTTATTATTTAACTAAATCAGAGCAAATTCCATCTGCAGTTGGTTTGTCAGTATTTGTAAATCCTAACAATACAATTGGTGAAGCTGGTGGCTTTATGTTGCAAGCATTGCCGGGAGCTAGTGATAGCCTAATTGATCAGACAATTAATCGAATTAATGAGTTGCCAGCGTTATCGACTTCTTTTTTAGACGGCATGACTCCTGAAGATTTAGCTCGCAAGATTTTGGGAACTGACTGCAAAATTTTGACTAAAGATAAGGTTGCTTTCAAATGTGATTGTTCAAGAAAAAAGTATACTGAACTATTGAGAACACTCAAGTCGTCTGAACTAAAAGCGATGATTACCGAAGATCATGGGGCTGAATTGACTTGTAATTTTTGCTCGCAACAGTATCAATTTACTCAAGAACAATTACAAAATATTTTGGATCAAAAACTTAACTAG
- a CDS encoding S1 RNA-binding domain-containing protein, protein MMKYQVGQRLTGKINNITKLGIFITIADHQTGLIHHSDFGNNWLRESHNYQVGQTIRVVVLHNHHGKLALSKMRVNDPELLDPTNPFSSTKPADFQTVLTETLSAAKSETAKLTADLVKYAD, encoded by the coding sequence ATAATGAAATATCAAGTGGGACAAAGACTTACTGGCAAGATTAATAATATTACTAAACTAGGGATTTTTATCACTATAGCTGATCATCAAACTGGGTTGATTCATCATAGTGACTTTGGTAATAATTGGCTGCGTGAAAGTCATAATTATCAAGTTGGGCAAACAATTCGAGTGGTTGTGTTACATAATCACCATGGTAAGCTAGCATTATCTAAAATGCGGGTTAATGATCCTGAATTGCTTGATCCAACTAATCCATTTTCGTCTACTAAGCCAGCAGATTTTCAGACTGTTTTGACTGAGACACTCAGTGCTGCTAAAAGTGAAACTGCAAAATTAACAGCGGATTTGGTGAAGTATGCAGATTGA